A genomic stretch from Coffea arabica cultivar ET-39 chromosome 10c, Coffea Arabica ET-39 HiFi, whole genome shotgun sequence includes:
- the LOC113714103 gene encoding 24-methylenesterol C-methyltransferase 2-like translates to MGMRDYFEKDLEFHSQDLEKTSESRHVHFCKFWKRFDGSDVIHSRWAMPGALGCVFLEPSRLHNSYRDATRIQEEIAIDLLGIKKSARILDAGCGIGGPMRTIAAHSSANVVGITINEYQINQARMHNEKANLDFLCEVIRGNFLQMPFPDNSFDGPYSIEATCHAPKLEEVYSEIY, encoded by the coding sequence ATGGGTATGCGGGATTACTTTGAAAAAGACCTTGAATTTCATTCCCAAGATCTTGAAAAGACCTCTGAAAGTCGCCATGTCCACTTCtgcaaattttggaagaggtttGACGGATCAGATGTTATTCATTCAAGATGGGCTATGCCTGGAGCACTTGGTTGTGTTTTTCTTGAGCCATCTAGGCTTCACAACTCCTACCGGGACGCCACCAGAATCCAAGAGGAAATAGCCATCGATCTCTTGGGCATCAAGAAGAGTGCCCGCATTCTCGATGCCGGTTGTGGCATCGGCGGTCCGATGCGCACCATCGCCGCTCATTCCAGTGCCAATGTTGTCGGTATCACCATTAACGAGTACCAGATAAACCAAGCCCGGATGCACAATGAGAAAGCCAACCTCGATTTCCTATGCGAAGTCATACGTGGCAACTTCCTGCAAATGCCCTTCCCCGACAACAGCTTCGACGGGCCTTACTCCATCGAAGCCACCTGCCATGCACCCAAGCTGGAGGAAGTCTACAGCGAGATCTACTGA